In Haliotis asinina isolate JCU_RB_2024 chromosome 15, JCU_Hal_asi_v2, whole genome shotgun sequence, the sequence GATATTTCAAAAACGACTCGAATAGATATTTTTACACATCTGTTTGATTTATTGTGATTTATTTGTACTAGCAGTCCCTGTTTACTCTAGATATCATTCATCTTGAATGTTGAACCAAAAGGCTGACATCAAAGAgatatttgtatgaaattttGTGCTAAATCAGATAACATGATAAATTATATGTTTTCTGGAAATTATGTTTTAAGGAAATTTCCTCATATTGTCGATGGTCCCTGACTTTTGAGTATACATAAACAGCCTTAATATCCTTCTAGAAattggggcggtgggatagcttagtggttaacgtgttcactcatcatgccgaagacccagtttgattccccacatgggtacaatgtgtgaagcccattttctggtgtcccccaccgtgatattgctggaatattgctaaaagcagcgtaaaactaaactcactcactcactcactccttctaGATCATGTGCTTGGGGGTATTAACGGGATTCTCAATATCTAAAACCAGACATCTACAAATGTCACGATAGGGATCTATCGATGCGATATACATACACAATTTGTTTTTACTTCCATCAGTTATCAATGGATCCATGTTTGacatttaaatgtcagaagcATGTGTAGGAGAATGTGAAAGAATTCAAATATGAATAtaataatttcatgaaatgttctttttccagaaaaaatgatgaaaaagaacAAGCCTGTGTTAATCCCTCCACATCCTAAGAATACATCAGTAGTTTATGGGGGAACAGCATCCTTTCAGTGCCGAGTTCGCAGCGTCGTTGATCCACACATTCAGGTAATGAAAGTGCCCACCATCCAGCACAGTTTCATGGTCTTTCAGGAAAATCGTAATGCTACTCGGACCAAGCAACGCATACATGCATTATTTATAGAATCTCTCGAGACCACTGATGTGATCTTTCTAATACAAATAGTCTTCGTTGACAGATACATCTCACCATGCAGAGTGACAgctgtatttcatgaaaattctgACACATTCATGGCTAACTTAAGAAAGTTTCTCACCTGTTTCAAAACTGACTGGAACCCACATCAATaatatagtgagtgagcatgtgacaaatttagcaacattccatcaatgTCACATTCCGGCACTTAAAATGGTCACAACAGCATATATAGTGCAGTACCAGACCaacatatatatagttatataaaCAACTTGACTAAAATATGGTGGTGACTAGCCCTGCATTACCTATACAAGTAGAACTGTATGATCAGCAAtatcttcatgatcatgaaaGGGTATCCAGGAACGAAGTCGTCCAGCAcatcatcactcactcacagaaaaAAGCTGGGATTTCTTATGACTGCATGGTatgagaaaaaacaaacatgaaagtgtGAAGTAAAGATTTTGTTCGAGATTCTGATAAGAGGAAGAGACATCATTATGGGGAAATTGGCATATTTTGACTGACAACACGGAAGTGCATATCTGAGTCCCTAGGGTTAGTTGGTAATTGTTGCAACATCCGTTGAGATGTTTTGATGAGAAGAGAGATATTTTGCAACATTTAGGCGCTTGCCGAATCTTGTAGTGCCAGATCTCTGTTGACACAACACATCTGCATCTGGGGTAATTCATCCACATAGATTTGTATTGTGGCACAGCTGGGAAAATATGTCGCTAAAATATTTGTCTGAAGGGACAATATAACAGGGACTATGGAAAATATGGAAAGGGTACGAGTAACAAAATAACCTGGCAACAAGGAATTCTGGTTGATCTATCCCGACAGAAATACTTTCAGTATCAGAAGTCAGTAATTCATTGTTACATTCCCTGAGATTCAATGACTTTTTTGTGTAATAAAACAGGTTATCTTTAAGTAGGGAGTTCATCATAGTCACATAAACATCCAAGAATAAACATTGTTATTTCCCATTGCAGCTTGAATTTGTTTGGTTCAAAGAtgttttttaattgtttttcattttaaacttttttatgtttttattcatttatttatttttttgttttttgtcaaatgttAAATAGAGATTAGAACTGTAAATGTAGAGTATGTAGCAGCACTGCTAAATCATCACATCGAGTTCCTAGCTTTTTGTTCCCTAAGGTGCTCaatgaagcctgtttctggagTCCCTTTGTGATACTACAGGAATAGTATTAAAAATCATATAAAACTCATCACCACCAGTACAGAGGTTGATTCACTCATTAATATGGAGTATCCACAATGTTTAGGGTATTGCATGAATGTATTCCTCTGTGTAAAGTTTTCACAACCTCTCTTCTGTCTCCAGTGGCTGAAGCGTATCGAGGACTCGGAGGACATGGACAATCACAACAGCACCATCAGCGTGAAAGGCCAGCAGTTTGTGGTGTTAAAGACAGGGGATCTCCTGACCCGCCCCGATGGGACGTACCTTAACAAGCTGGTCATACACCGTGCCACGGCTGCTGACGCTGGCATGTACATCTGTCTCGGAGCAAACAGCATGGGATATAACTTCCGAAGTGCTTTTCTGTCCGTTGTGCCAGGTGAGATCTTGCACTAATATTTTATACAAATACACCTTTCAACTATGATATTATCAGGTTGTATATATTACTTGTGCAAGGCCTTTAAGTGACATTTTATCAGCTGTAGTACTGAGAGTAGATCTATAAACTAAGTCTATTTCTTTTAATGTTGTGCTTCCTTACATATGTAAAAAGAAAGAATGAGGAAGTGGAGTTCCATTTTCTGATCTTAGATGATTCAACACATTGTAGAAGATACATTATCAAACAAACAGGAGTGATGGGGTAGGCCAAAGAttcgagtttgattcccagtgtgggTACTACATGTGAAAGCCAGTTTTttccatgctgtgatattgctggaatattgctaactaaCCACTCTCACGAACAGAATACATTCACATTTGTTCAGGATAAAGAGTTTTTGTATCTTGTCAGTGCATCCTcatatgatgttgatcatttgacttttatgtgaccttgaaatgacaTCTGAATCGAAAAGTGAAATTTCTTTCAGGTGAAGGGTCATCATATGCAGCCCAGCCAGACACTACGTCTTCTTCCACTAACAACCTACCTCTTATCATTGGAGTGCCTTCCTGTGTTGTGCTAGTGATCGTCATCGTGGCCATATTCCTGCTACAACGGCGGCGACGCTGCAACACCACCAGCGGTGGACTGAAAGTGCAGCGCATGCCCGTGCCCACTCATGACAAAGACATGTACACAAACCCGTACAATGCTAACATGCTACAAGCAAGCAGAGACAAACTGCCTAAATCCACACCAAGTATAGATTTCTATTCTGACATTTCATCTGTGTCACGCAGCCAACACAACCATAGTCATCAACACGTTCAATACAGTTACTGATGTGTGTACAGTGGAGGAATTTGTGTTGTGCAGTTTCTGAGATGTGTACAGTGGAGGACGTTGGTGTGCAGGTGGGACTACTGTACAGAGACTGCAGAATGGTCACGTTCGTGAACATGCGGATACTGCGCATGCTTAGTGTGACATCTGAACATCGAGAATGGAAATTCTGAATGAGAATTAGCATGTAAACACCCAATCGTGTTGATACTCTTAGAACATGCTCAGTGTGACTCTAAACATGTGCATAAGTTCACTGAAAGCCAGGGATATAGCTTTATCTGATAAAAAATCCAAATAACCAACGAGctatgtgtgaatgtgttagTGATGGTAGATGGTTCAGTTGCCATGGTGACGGATAATTATCCACAGACAAGTGAAGATGTTCAAAATCATTATTTACGTGATATTTTCAAATCCTTTTTCTACATACAGAAATTCTTTTCCAAAAGAAATTGTTGCAAAGTGAATGTTATAATTACTTGCTCAGTAGTTACAAATGCAAGATCTATGCAAACATGGACTGATCCATCACTATGGCTGCCATCTTGGCTATGCAATGTGGACATGGAGAGGACATCCAGACACATTCAGTGACTTTCCTTACAATGTGGCCTTGCATTTGGTGGGTTGGAACTGACTGGACATAGCTCACCATATGACACAACATAGTGCTCTTGTATATAATCAATCGCCATTGAAACCAGGGCTCTTACATTCAGTGCAGGTCCACAGTAACTGAGAAACCGAAgcagaaacaaaataaaacagatTGTGGC encodes:
- the LOC137265197 gene encoding fibroblast growth factor receptor-like 1 translates to MAIACLVLALVVSTTDLSSANGPPKISGNTYQRHIAKLGKNTRLECPVEADPLPLTQWKKDGKNIPPGETRFKVTPDGQLRIKEVQMNDAGNYLCKATNGFGHININYTLIVVDEEKGIVKENDNEYLQSPDEDLRKAGAAPTFIDENKMKHKVLLRPVGSSARLKCRARGNPRPHVQWFKDGTQPIEDNEHSHPMWILKLHDMKEVDTGKYTCVVTNRLGSINYTYSIEVIEKMMKKNKPVLIPPHPKNTSVVYGGTASFQCRVRSVVDPHIQWLKRIEDSEDMDNHNSTISVKGQQFVVLKTGDLLTRPDGTYLNKLVIHRATAADAGMYICLGANSMGYNFRSAFLSVVPGEGSSYAAQPDTTSSSTNNLPLIIGVPSCVVLVIVIVAIFLLQRRRRCNTTSGGLKVQRMPVPTHDKDMYTNPYNANMLQASRDKLPKSTPSIDFYSDISSVSRSQHNHSHQHVQYSY